The DNA region GGCTGTAGCGTTTGGTATAAAGGCGAGTCTTCCAAAATGCAGTTGTACAGCAGTGCGTTGACACACTATCCCGGATCCTCTCGCAAAGTTTCGATAACTATCACAAGTGGTACCATTACTGACCATTTGTCCAGGACAACAACGAGCTCTGCAAATAATAAACCGAGTGGGTTTACTCCAACAGTGACTAACGGGAATCCGGTAGGAGAGACTCAATCTACCGCAAACATGCCCGCTGCTTTTTCATGTTACGAGGCTGCTTCCATGAAGCCAGTCTACTACACTTCTACCGCAGAGATAATCATTCATCGGCCTGACGGAGTTGAGAGATACGTACCAGTGCACATCATAAAGGAGACCCAGACAAAACCGGCTCCGTCGGACTCATATTCACAAGATGTTGTGATTCAGGCGCGTGACCGAGATGATCATTTGGACACAGACTTGATTGTGGACTTCATTGATCACTTGAGAGGTAGAGGGGGTCTACTCAATGATAGTCAAAACGTGGAACGTGAAAATAACCTGATAAATGTTGACAAGAACGATGGACCAAGTTACAGAAAGTGTGAGGAGCGAATGAACATGGCAAATGGAACGGGGAAACCCGTTACAAGTGACACTGTGAACCCGAAACGCCATCAGAACTTAGAGGCGCAGTCGACCCATTTAGGCCAGAATATAGTGGATTCCTGTGAAAGTAAAAATGACAGTGAATACTCGGACCTGGACTCTCCATCAGGCGAGGCGCAGCTCTTTGAGCTCTGTGTACTACAGGAGCCGTCTCCGCGGAGAGATGCAAAAAGGGGCGACATCAACGACAAGGTGACGTGCTACATAGCGGAGGTGGAGAAACAGAACAGGTACCTTCAGGAGAGGGCACACAAGTACAGATTCCACATCATCCCTGACGGCAACTGTCTGTACAGGGCGGTGTGTAAAGCCGCCTATGGAGAGCAGTCTATGCACAGCGAGCTGAGAGAGCAGACGATGCACCATATAGCCGACCACTTGGATGAGTTTAACCCCATCATTGAGGGGGATGTCGGGGAGTTCTTGATCAATGCAGCTCAGGACGGCGCCTGGGCGGGTTATCCGGAGCTTCTGGCGATGAGTCAGATGTTGAATGTGAACATTTACCTAACCACAGGAGGTAGCTTGGAGAGCCCC from Salvelinus sp. IW2-2015 linkage group LG14, ASM291031v2, whole genome shotgun sequence includes:
- the LOC111972544 gene encoding OTU domain-containing protein 1-like produces the protein MQLYSSALTHYPGSSRKVSITITSGTITDHLSRTTTSSANNKPSGFTPTVTNGNPVGETQSTANMPAAFSCYEAASMKPVYYTSTAEIIIHRPDGVERYVPVHIIKETQTKPAPSDSYSQDVVIQARDRDDHLDTDLIVDFIDHLRGRGGLLNDSQNVERENNLINVDKNDGPSYRKCEERMNMANGTGKPVTSDTVNPKRHQNLEAQSTHLGQNIVDSCESKNDSEYSDLDSPSGEAQLFELCVLQEPSPRRDAKRGDINDKVTCYIAEVEKQNRYLQERAHKYRFHIIPDGNCLYRAVCKAAYGEQSMHSELREQTMHHIADHLDEFNPIIEGDVGEFLINAAQDGAWAGYPELLAMSQMLNVNIYLTTGGSLESPTVSTMVHYLGEDDSSKPAVWLSWLSNGHYDVLLDRCVANPEYDEWFHRSQMQRKRDEELAKSMAASLSKMYIEQNGHI